In one window of Caenimonas aquaedulcis DNA:
- the hyi gene encoding hydroxypyruvate isomerase — protein MPRFAANLTMLFTELPFLERFAAARNAGFEAVEYLFPYAYPKEQLVAALRANGLRQVLHNLPAGDWESGERGIACHPDRVAEFREGVARAIEYARALHCPQLNCLAGKVPPGVTHGDAHATLVGNLRFAAAALKQASIRLLVEPVNHHDVPGFFLTRTDQTLALIDEVASDNLFLQYDIYHAQRMEGELGETLRRHMHRIGHIQLADNPGRHEPGTGEINYPWLFAHIDALGYRGLIGCEYKPEATTSEGLAWMKTLAKEPT, from the coding sequence ATGCCGCGATTTGCCGCCAACCTCACCATGCTCTTTACCGAGCTGCCCTTCCTCGAACGCTTCGCCGCAGCGCGCAACGCCGGCTTCGAAGCGGTCGAATACCTGTTTCCGTACGCCTACCCCAAGGAGCAACTCGTCGCCGCACTGCGTGCGAACGGGTTGCGGCAGGTCCTGCACAACCTGCCCGCCGGAGATTGGGAATCGGGCGAGCGCGGCATCGCCTGCCATCCGGACCGCGTCGCGGAATTCCGGGAAGGGGTCGCGCGAGCCATCGAGTACGCCCGCGCGCTGCACTGTCCCCAACTGAACTGCCTCGCCGGCAAGGTGCCGCCGGGTGTCACGCACGGGGATGCGCACGCGACGCTGGTCGGCAACCTGCGCTTCGCCGCTGCCGCGCTGAAGCAGGCGAGCATCCGTCTGCTGGTCGAGCCCGTCAACCACCACGACGTACCCGGCTTCTTCCTCACGCGCACCGATCAGACGCTGGCACTCATCGACGAGGTCGCGAGCGACAACCTCTTCCTGCAGTACGACATCTACCATGCCCAGCGCATGGAAGGCGAGCTGGGCGAGACGCTGCGCCGGCACATGCATCGCATCGGGCACATCCAGCTGGCGGACAACCCCGGGCGCCACGAGCCGGGCACCGGCGAGATCAACTACCCCTGGCTGTTCGCGCACATCGATGCGCTCGGCTACCGGGGCCTCATCGGCTGCGAATACAAACCGGAGGCCACCACGTCCGAAGGCCTCGCGTGGATGAAGACGCTCGCGAAGGAACCGACGTGA